A genomic region of Pseudomonas saponiphila contains the following coding sequences:
- a CDS encoding HD-GYP domain-containing protein, producing the protein MDMFQEARLGKAVDPSTTLPLVGEIAASVLRQPHALISVARIKTHDDYTYLHSVAVCALMLSLARHLDLDEEQTRLAGIGGLMHDLGKAAMPLEVLNKPGKLTDAEFAIMKRHPVEGAKMLRAGGAEPGVVDIALHHHEKIDGTGYPDRLAGDAISLLARMGAICDVYDAVTSERAYKKPWDPSAAMRQMAKWEGHFDKRIFHAFVKAVGIYPVGSLVRLSSQRLAVVVEPGMESLLTPKVRVFFSLRSREPIPMQTIDLAATSCKDSITGPEDPTLWNFKNLDDLWME; encoded by the coding sequence ATGGACATGTTCCAGGAAGCCCGGCTTGGCAAGGCCGTCGACCCAAGCACGACGTTGCCGCTGGTCGGAGAAATCGCTGCCTCGGTGCTGCGCCAACCTCATGCCCTCATCAGCGTCGCACGCATCAAAACGCACGACGATTACACCTACCTGCACTCGGTTGCCGTCTGCGCCCTGATGCTATCGCTGGCCCGGCATCTCGATCTAGACGAGGAGCAAACGCGCCTGGCTGGCATCGGCGGACTGATGCACGACCTAGGCAAGGCCGCGATGCCGCTGGAAGTGCTTAACAAACCAGGCAAGCTCACCGATGCCGAGTTCGCCATCATGAAGCGCCACCCTGTGGAGGGCGCAAAGATGCTGCGCGCAGGCGGGGCCGAGCCCGGGGTGGTGGACATTGCCCTGCACCATCACGAGAAGATCGACGGAACCGGCTACCCGGATCGCTTGGCCGGTGACGCCATTTCACTCCTGGCCCGCATGGGCGCAATCTGCGACGTCTATGATGCCGTGACGTCGGAGCGAGCCTACAAAAAGCCGTGGGACCCGTCCGCGGCGATGCGGCAGATGGCCAAGTGGGAGGGCCATTTCGACAAACGCATCTTCCACGCCTTCGTCAAGGCCGTGGGCATCTACCCCGTCGGCTCCTTGGTTCGCCTGTCCTCTCAGCGTCTGGCCGTTGTCGTTGAGCCGGGAATGGAATCACTGCTGACTCCCAAGGTTCGCGTGTTCTTCTCGCTACGCTCGAGAGAGCCGATCCCGATGCAGACCATCGACCTGGCGGCCACGAGTTGCAAGGACAGTATCACTGGCCCCGAAGACCCGACGCTCTGGAACTTCAAGAACCTCGACGACTTGTGGATGGAATAG
- a CDS encoding helix-turn-helix domain-containing protein, translated as MQKRIIEGVEVQRSSGNVFADLGLPDAEKLKIKTGLVVEIRRAMRALGLTQQAAAKRMGIPQPKVSGMMRGDFTNLSERKLMDCLNRLGYDIEIKVRPAAEPIGHLTLATA; from the coding sequence ATGCAAAAACGAATCATTGAAGGCGTCGAGGTTCAGCGCAGCTCGGGCAACGTCTTTGCCGACCTTGGACTGCCTGACGCTGAAAAGCTCAAGATCAAGACCGGCCTGGTGGTCGAGATCAGGAGGGCCATGCGCGCCCTTGGGCTGACTCAACAAGCGGCGGCCAAACGCATGGGCATCCCGCAACCGAAGGTGTCGGGCATGATGCGCGGCGACTTCACCAATCTATCCGAACGCAAGCTGATGGATTGTCTGAATCGCCTCGGCTACGACATCGAAATCAAGGTACGGCCAGCAGCCGAGCCGATCGGGCATCTAACGCTCGCAACCGCTTAA
- the stbC gene encoding plasmid stabilization protein StbC — protein MDSRKPREEVLIEWFLGDSREIVSDLQGAVAAAREVHQLMQEAGASLASTVEDARAELVTAHRELTSAIRETEARHDKALEKLDRQAKSLLAATQRRTVWVAAICAGIAGLAGGLGGALLFYRLVAG, from the coding sequence ATGGATTCTAGGAAACCGAGAGAAGAAGTATTAATTGAGTGGTTCCTGGGCGACTCCAGAGAGATTGTGTCCGATCTCCAAGGCGCGGTTGCGGCGGCCCGCGAGGTGCACCAGTTGATGCAGGAGGCCGGCGCAAGCCTGGCCTCCACGGTCGAGGATGCGCGTGCCGAGCTGGTCACGGCCCATCGGGAGCTGACTTCCGCGATTCGGGAAACCGAGGCACGGCATGACAAGGCCCTGGAAAAATTGGACCGCCAAGCCAAAAGCCTGTTGGCCGCGACCCAGCGTCGGACGGTGTGGGTGGCGGCGATCTGCGCCGGCATCGCCGGCCTGGCCGGAGGCCTGGGCGGTGCCCTGCTCTTCTACCGCCTAGTTGCCGGCTAG
- a CDS encoding type II toxin-antitoxin system RelE/ParE family toxin, translating to MTNKEKPLEWIASSHKDLMALPSDVRRRFGYALSLAQIGDQDDAAKVLKGFGGAGVLEVVEDDAGGTYRAVYTVKFAEAVFVLHCFQKKSKSGIATPKADMDIIRARLKVAEVLAQELRNAKTNH from the coding sequence ATGACAAACAAAGAAAAACCGCTCGAATGGATCGCGAGCAGCCACAAGGATTTGATGGCGTTGCCGTCCGACGTGCGTCGCCGTTTCGGTTACGCGCTCTCGTTGGCGCAGATAGGCGATCAGGATGACGCAGCAAAGGTGCTCAAGGGGTTCGGTGGTGCCGGCGTGCTGGAGGTCGTCGAAGACGATGCCGGCGGCACCTATCGAGCGGTATACACGGTCAAGTTTGCGGAAGCGGTGTTCGTCCTGCACTGCTTCCAGAAGAAGAGCAAGAGCGGAATCGCCACGCCAAAGGCCGACATGGACATCATCCGCGCTCGGCTGAAGGTGGCCGAGGTATTGGCACAGGAGCTACGAAATGCAAAAACGAATCATTGA
- a CDS encoding StaA, which yields MLGEIEAALTAGASREDVWETLKNEHGMTIGFNGFCKALMRARAARQERAGTPAATTPPLPRPGNDGQGKEVDCAIQNEEPTPPEAPLKGRIVTSSDFEKVHSMDFSDLDDKYTGKRK from the coding sequence ATGCTCGGCGAGATCGAGGCCGCACTGACAGCCGGAGCCTCACGGGAGGATGTATGGGAAACGCTCAAAAATGAGCACGGCATGACCATCGGGTTCAACGGATTTTGCAAGGCGCTGATGCGAGCGAGGGCCGCCAGGCAGGAGCGAGCTGGAACACCAGCGGCGACCACTCCACCGCTACCCCGACCGGGGAACGATGGCCAGGGAAAGGAAGTGGATTGCGCAATCCAGAACGAAGAACCCACGCCACCCGAGGCGCCCTTAAAGGGTCGCATCGTCACCAGTAGCGATTTTGAGAAAGTCCACTCCATGGACTTCTCGGATCTTGATGATAAATATACGGGCAAAAGGAAATAG
- a CDS encoding ATPase, T2SS/T4P/T4SS family → MDTATDIDLALADMDMALAAANFAPLRQYLDDPEVFEIRVNKFGQVVCDTPKGRVLHADPRITYDYLWALNDHLLSLNGLGRTPISYVKLPDGSRGTFCWPPATVEGTMLMSIRKHLPVSKSLAQLAQEGRFAKVRHRKQSEQFTLEPFEEELLELLEKGDVEGFLTQAVKTKRNIAVAGPTGSGKTTLTRSLMGAVPTIERVLLMEDTHEIDDNRLDEVGYLMYGEGDGRMSARECLKLCMRLSPDRIFLTELRDDAAWDYLAGANTGHPGGIFSTHADSAASTPARIATLVKASEIGRALDYDVIMKTINTTLDVVVYMEKREVLEILYDPMFKKQAMAAV, encoded by the coding sequence ATGGATACTGCGACCGATATCGACCTGGCTTTAGCAGACATGGACATGGCCCTGGCGGCGGCGAACTTCGCCCCGCTTCGCCAGTACCTCGACGATCCAGAAGTGTTCGAGATCCGGGTGAACAAGTTTGGCCAGGTGGTATGTGACACGCCCAAAGGGCGTGTCTTGCATGCCGACCCACGGATCACCTACGACTACCTGTGGGCCTTGAATGACCATCTGCTGAGCCTCAATGGACTCGGCCGCACGCCTATTAGCTACGTGAAGTTGCCGGACGGATCTCGGGGGACGTTCTGCTGGCCCCCTGCGACTGTCGAGGGGACCATGCTCATGTCGATCCGTAAGCATTTGCCCGTATCGAAGAGCTTGGCCCAGCTCGCCCAGGAAGGCCGCTTTGCCAAGGTGCGGCACCGTAAGCAGTCTGAGCAATTCACGCTTGAGCCGTTCGAGGAAGAACTGCTTGAGCTGTTGGAAAAGGGTGACGTGGAAGGCTTCTTGACGCAGGCCGTCAAGACTAAGCGGAACATTGCCGTAGCCGGTCCTACCGGCTCCGGCAAAACCACGCTCACCCGCTCGCTGATGGGTGCGGTGCCTACGATTGAGCGTGTGCTGCTGATGGAAGATACGCACGAAATCGACGATAACCGGCTCGATGAAGTCGGCTATCTGATGTACGGGGAAGGCGATGGCCGAATGTCAGCCCGCGAATGCCTCAAGCTGTGCATGCGTCTGTCCCCTGACCGGATCTTCCTGACCGAGCTGCGCGACGATGCTGCCTGGGACTACCTAGCCGGCGCGAACACGGGCCACCCTGGGGGCATTTTCTCGACCCACGCTGACAGCGCGGCCAGCACCCCAGCGCGTATCGCCACGTTGGTAAAGGCCTCGGAAATCGGTCGGGCGCTCGACTACGACGTCATCATGAAAACCATCAACACCACGTTAGATGTGGTCGTGTACATGGAAAAACGGGAAGTGCTGGAAATCCTGTACGACCCGATGTTCAAGAAACAAGCAATGGCTGCGGTGTAG
- the stbB gene encoding StbB family protein, with product MKRAILNYSGSIGKTTIAAHLLYPRMPSSVFFAIESINQSALDLGIAEVKTMRGREVGDLIEELVLEDVAIIDIGASNIESFFEAGSRYHGFIDEIEQFIVPVTPEQKAWQESLKTVEALATMGVSADRIILLPNRIQDNPEAEIPSIYNYVKKTKKATIKPGAFLFDSDVYGYLAANKMSFDQLIGDDTDYKALARAEADEAQRSKYVSLYRWTSYAKPIRQNLDECYAALTA from the coding sequence ATGAAACGAGCCATCTTGAACTACAGCGGCAGCATCGGCAAAACCACTATCGCAGCGCACCTGCTCTACCCTCGCATGCCAAGTTCTGTATTCTTCGCCATCGAGTCGATCAACCAGTCTGCTTTGGACCTGGGCATTGCCGAGGTTAAGACCATGCGCGGTCGTGAAGTAGGCGATTTGATCGAGGAACTGGTACTTGAGGACGTGGCGATTATTGACATTGGCGCGTCGAACATTGAGTCGTTCTTTGAAGCCGGTTCGCGCTACCACGGCTTCATAGATGAAATCGAACAATTCATTGTTCCGGTCACGCCTGAGCAAAAAGCGTGGCAAGAAAGTTTGAAGACTGTAGAAGCGCTGGCGACCATGGGGGTTTCGGCTGATCGCATTATTCTGCTGCCGAACCGCATTCAAGATAACCCCGAGGCCGAAATTCCGTCGATCTACAACTATGTAAAGAAGACCAAGAAGGCCACCATCAAGCCAGGCGCGTTCCTGTTTGATAGCGACGTATATGGTTATTTGGCTGCTAACAAAATGTCATTCGATCAGTTGATCGGTGACGATACCGATTACAAGGCGCTGGCACGGGCCGAAGCTGATGAGGCGCAGCGCAGCAAGTATGTAAGTCTCTATCGTTGGACAAGTTATGCAAAACCTATTCGTCAAAACTTGGACGAATGCTACGCCGCCTTGACGGCCTAA
- a CDS encoding SprT-like domain-containing protein, which translates to MSLLPTHEVYAELQLAYEHFNVQLFDGQLPDCLITLQRERRTYGYFSRKRFARRSGEMTDEIAMNPGYFAIRSLRKTLSVLAHEMVHLWQFHFGAPGRRGYHNKEWAARMEALGLMPSNTGAPGGKRLGEQMDHYIIPGGRFDVSCAELLTRDFSLSWYDRFPPERPQIDPPTGSNGRGFVDDVDGEDEGQALGVDQGGDDLGPLGELVELPPEVPPNRSNRVKYRCPKCATQVWGKPELAILCGGEHCGGSPFQPVAR; encoded by the coding sequence ATGTCGCTACTGCCGACTCATGAGGTCTATGCCGAGCTGCAACTGGCGTACGAACACTTCAACGTCCAGCTGTTCGACGGCCAGCTACCGGACTGCCTTATCACCCTCCAGCGTGAACGCCGAACCTACGGCTACTTCTCGCGCAAGCGCTTCGCCCGTCGTAGCGGTGAAATGACCGATGAAATCGCCATGAACCCCGGCTACTTCGCGATTCGTTCATTGCGTAAAACGCTGTCGGTGCTGGCCCATGAAATGGTGCACCTGTGGCAGTTCCACTTTGGCGCGCCTGGCCGGCGTGGCTACCACAACAAAGAATGGGCCGCCCGCATGGAAGCCCTGGGCCTGATGCCCAGCAATACCGGCGCACCTGGTGGTAAGCGCCTGGGCGAACAAATGGATCACTACATCATCCCAGGCGGGCGCTTTGACGTGAGCTGCGCGGAGCTGCTGACGCGGGACTTCTCCCTGTCGTGGTACGACCGTTTCCCCCCGGAGCGACCGCAAATTGATCCGCCGACCGGCTCGAACGGTCGCGGGTTTGTCGATGACGTGGACGGAGAGGACGAAGGGCAGGCGCTAGGCGTGGATCAGGGCGGCGATGACCTGGGGCCGCTCGGTGAGCTGGTCGAGCTGCCGCCCGAGGTGCCGCCGAACCGGTCAAACCGGGTCAAGTATCGGTGCCCGAAATGCGCTACGCAGGTTTGGGGCAAGCCTGAGCTGGCAATTCTGTGCGGCGGCGAGCACTGCGGCGGGTCGCCATTCCAGCCGGTAGCACGATGA
- a CDS encoding recombinase family protein has product MLVGYMRVSSDSDRQSTDLQRDALLAAGVDPRHLFEDRASGAKDDRAGLARALEFVRAGDVLVVWKLDRLGRSLSHLLAIVTSLKDKRVAFRSLTENLDTTTPSGEFLFQVFGALAQYERALIQERVVAGLAAARKRGRIGGRPQAITGEKLDAIVAALDGGMSKAAVCRNFNVKRTTLIETLTRAGWRGAGRTVDEQQE; this is encoded by the coding sequence ATGTTGGTTGGCTACATGCGCGTGTCGTCGGACTCCGACCGCCAGAGCACGGACTTGCAGCGCGACGCGCTGCTCGCCGCCGGCGTCGATCCGCGTCACCTGTTTGAGGATCGTGCCTCTGGCGCGAAGGATGACCGTGCCGGCTTGGCGCGGGCGCTTGAGTTCGTTCGAGCCGGCGATGTGCTGGTGGTGTGGAAACTCGACCGGCTCGGTCGCTCGCTGTCGCACCTGCTCGCCATTGTGACTTCGCTCAAGGACAAGCGGGTGGCGTTCCGCTCGCTGACAGAGAACCTGGACACTACGACGCCCTCGGGCGAATTCCTGTTCCAGGTGTTCGGTGCGCTCGCGCAGTACGAGCGCGCCTTGATTCAGGAGCGCGTCGTCGCGGGCTTGGCCGCCGCACGCAAACGCGGCCGGATCGGCGGCCGGCCGCAGGCGATCACTGGTGAGAAGCTGGACGCCATCGTCGCCGCGCTCGATGGCGGCATGTCTAAGGCGGCGGTGTGCCGCAACTTCAATGTCAAGCGCACTACGTTGATCGAAACATTGACGCGAGCAGGTTGGCGTGGTGCGGGAAGGACGGTCGATGAGCAACAAGAATAA
- a CDS encoding DUF3391 domain-containing protein, translating to MYIHKLAGSWVRHPFWRGSFLLTEPQDLSAIRECGVGEVWVDLAKSQVDPESPESPESPESPESPESPEPRAQSPENCRRSNLCRLVH from the coding sequence ATGTACATCCACAAGCTCGCCGGCTCTTGGGTTCGACACCCATTCTGGCGCGGCAGCTTCCTGCTGACCGAGCCTCAGGATCTCTCTGCCATTCGAGAATGTGGCGTCGGGGAGGTCTGGGTCGACTTGGCCAAAAGCCAAGTCGACCCAGAGAGCCCAGAGAGCCCAGAGAGCCCAGAGAGCCCAGAGAGCCCAGAGAGCCCAGAGCCCAGAGCCCAGAGCCCAGAGAATTGTCGGAGGAGCAATCTCTGCCGTCTAGTCCACTAA
- the mobF gene encoding MobF family relaxase has protein sequence MLDITTISRQSLGKVVSYYADGADDYYAKDGGAMQWQGAGAEALGLSGEVEQARFRELLDGRISDSTKLMRTVKEADGKVVSKERLGYDLTFSAPKGVSLQALVHGDASIIEAHDKAVAAAIREAERLSQARITVNKKTGTENTNNLVVAKFRHETSRALDPDLHTHAFVLNMTQRSDGEWRALKNDGVFNSSMFLGNVYKAELARELEKAGFQLRYERNGTFDLAHFSDEQIREFSSRSQQIEAALAAKGLDRSTASYAEKNQAALATRDKKQGGIDREELRQVWLERSRALGIDYHSREWAGVGADAQGGRERNSAATPQIEKPLEYRADQVIEFAIKSLTERQAVIGQKELMDTALRHGYGALTIDDVRAGIERRAASGHLIREEPLYSSQNPADGKKGKAAEKARQEAPQLSRKEWVANLVRAGKSRSEAARLVDEGIRTGRLRQGENRFTTHIAQKREREVLQIERMGRGTVEPRISKEAAEAFLADRGLNAEQQASVMRIARTQNQFIGVQGFAGVGKSYMTVAAKDLLEANGYRVTSLAPYGSQVKALQAEGLEARTLQSFLKARDKKIDSNTVVIIDEAGVIPARQMHEAMKTIEAAGARVVFLGDVAQTKAIEAGKPFEQLMKAGMETSRLTDIQRQKDPQLLEAVKLAAEGKSKQSLPLVNEIREIEDNGARYQAIVDAYASMPKAERDQALIITGTNASRIEINEGVREALGLKGQGTEYPLLNRLDTTQAERRHSKYYGKGSIVVPEVDYKNGLQRGVQYVVLDTGPGNKLTVRGPEGETLQFTPARCTKLSVYSVERTELAPGDQVKITRNDAEKDLANGDRFVVKEIHSDRVVLEGDKGRQVELDTASAMFVGLAYASTVHSAQGLTCDKVLINLETQSRTTAKDVYYVAISRARHAAEIFTDNRKKLGAAISRLNAKAGALDIKQLQRHALERKGHDQAGKQKDAAQKQQQGQQLPAKQPKEKGRAFGL, from the coding sequence ATGCTCGATATCACGACCATTTCTCGGCAATCACTGGGCAAAGTCGTGTCGTACTACGCGGATGGTGCGGATGACTACTACGCAAAAGACGGCGGCGCCATGCAATGGCAAGGTGCCGGCGCCGAGGCATTAGGCCTGTCCGGGGAGGTAGAGCAGGCCCGATTCCGCGAGCTGCTGGATGGCCGGATTAGCGACAGCACGAAGCTCATGCGCACCGTCAAAGAGGCGGACGGCAAAGTGGTCAGCAAGGAACGGCTGGGGTACGACCTCACATTCTCGGCACCCAAGGGCGTGTCGCTCCAGGCCTTGGTCCACGGTGACGCCAGTATCATCGAAGCCCACGACAAGGCCGTGGCGGCGGCGATCCGCGAAGCAGAACGGCTGTCCCAGGCGCGGATAACGGTCAACAAGAAGACCGGCACCGAGAACACCAACAACTTGGTGGTGGCCAAGTTCCGACACGAAACGTCACGCGCCCTGGACCCCGACCTGCATACCCATGCGTTCGTGCTGAACATGACCCAGCGTAGCGACGGCGAATGGCGGGCACTAAAAAATGACGGCGTGTTCAATTCGTCCATGTTCCTAGGCAACGTCTACAAGGCGGAACTGGCCCGCGAGCTGGAAAAGGCCGGCTTCCAGTTGCGCTATGAGCGCAACGGCACATTCGACCTGGCGCACTTCTCCGATGAGCAGATCCGCGAATTCAGTTCGCGCAGCCAGCAGATCGAGGCAGCGCTAGCGGCGAAAGGCCTGGACCGCAGCACAGCGTCGTATGCCGAAAAGAACCAGGCCGCGCTGGCCACCCGCGACAAAAAGCAGGGTGGCATCGACCGCGAGGAACTGCGCCAGGTTTGGCTTGAGCGGTCGAGGGCCTTGGGTATCGACTACCACAGCCGCGAGTGGGCCGGCGTCGGCGCCGATGCCCAGGGCGGCAGGGAGCGAAACAGCGCGGCCACTCCGCAGATCGAGAAGCCCCTGGAGTACCGTGCCGACCAGGTGATCGAATTCGCGATCAAGAGTCTGACCGAACGCCAGGCTGTGATCGGACAGAAGGAGCTGATGGATACCGCGCTGCGCCACGGGTACGGCGCCCTCACCATCGACGATGTGCGCGCCGGCATCGAGCGGCGAGCCGCATCTGGCCACCTGATCCGCGAGGAACCGCTGTACTCATCACAGAACCCAGCCGATGGAAAGAAGGGGAAGGCCGCCGAGAAGGCCCGCCAGGAGGCGCCACAACTCAGCCGCAAGGAATGGGTAGCAAACCTTGTCCGCGCCGGAAAATCGCGCTCAGAGGCCGCCAGGCTCGTTGATGAGGGTATCCGCACCGGACGGCTGCGCCAGGGTGAAAACCGTTTCACCACGCACATCGCGCAGAAGCGCGAGCGCGAGGTGCTGCAAATCGAGCGAATGGGGCGCGGTACGGTTGAGCCGCGGATCTCCAAAGAAGCCGCCGAAGCCTTCCTTGCCGATCGGGGATTGAACGCGGAACAGCAAGCCTCGGTGATGCGGATCGCCCGCACACAAAACCAGTTCATCGGCGTCCAGGGTTTTGCCGGCGTCGGCAAAAGCTACATGACTGTAGCGGCCAAGGATCTGCTGGAAGCGAACGGATACCGTGTCACCAGCCTGGCGCCCTACGGTAGCCAGGTGAAGGCGCTCCAGGCCGAGGGCCTGGAAGCGCGCACTCTGCAATCGTTCCTCAAGGCCCGCGATAAGAAGATCGACAGCAACACCGTCGTGATTATCGACGAGGCCGGCGTAATTCCTGCGCGGCAGATGCACGAGGCCATGAAAACCATCGAGGCAGCCGGCGCCCGCGTCGTCTTCCTGGGCGACGTGGCACAGACCAAAGCCATTGAGGCGGGCAAACCTTTCGAGCAGCTGATGAAAGCCGGCATGGAAACGTCCCGACTGACTGACATTCAGCGGCAGAAAGACCCGCAGTTGCTGGAGGCGGTGAAGCTGGCCGCCGAGGGCAAATCCAAGCAATCGCTGCCGCTGGTGAACGAGATACGCGAGATCGAGGACAACGGGGCACGCTACCAAGCGATTGTCGACGCCTACGCCTCGATGCCGAAGGCCGAGCGCGACCAGGCTCTGATTATCACTGGTACCAACGCCAGCAGGATCGAGATCAACGAAGGGGTGCGCGAGGCGCTGGGACTGAAAGGGCAGGGCACGGAGTATCCATTGCTCAATCGCCTGGACACCACGCAGGCCGAACGCCGGCACAGCAAATACTACGGCAAGGGCAGCATTGTCGTGCCCGAGGTGGACTACAAGAACGGGCTGCAACGGGGCGTGCAGTACGTGGTTCTCGACACCGGCCCCGGCAACAAACTCACCGTGCGCGGGCCGGAAGGCGAGACATTGCAATTCACCCCGGCCCGTTGCACAAAGCTGTCGGTCTACAGCGTTGAGCGAACGGAGCTGGCCCCTGGCGATCAGGTGAAAATCACCCGAAACGACGCCGAAAAGGACTTGGCCAACGGCGACCGATTTGTGGTGAAGGAGATCCACAGCGACCGCGTGGTACTCGAAGGAGACAAAGGCCGCCAGGTCGAGCTGGACACAGCGTCGGCTATGTTCGTCGGCCTGGCCTATGCCTCGACCGTTCACAGCGCCCAGGGCCTCACCTGCGACAAGGTGCTCATCAACCTTGAAACCCAGTCACGCACGACCGCCAAGGACGTGTACTACGTGGCGATCAGCCGCGCCCGGCATGCAGCGGAAATCTTCACCGATAACCGCAAAAAGCTGGGTGCTGCGATCAGCCGCTTGAACGCCAAGGCCGGCGCCCTGGATATCAAGCAGCTCCAGCGGCACGCGCTCGAGCGCAAAGGACACGACCAGGCTGGCAAACAGAAGGACGCTGCGCAGAAGCAACAGCAAGGCCAGCAGTTGCCGGCCAAACAGCCCAAGGAAAAGGGCAGGGCATTCGGCCTGTAA
- a CDS encoding type IV secretion system DNA-binding domain-containing protein: MNERQRSQICLAVMVLVPLFAWFFTAKLMYGIEKQGARDRVFYLAKNTFTLWPLAVALVGGLILAIALCVLIVKLSKTTFAGAHFDKYFRGSQLVSQRELKRLTKEKEEQITIAGVPVPIAAEATHFSVGGATGTGKSTIFREMMYGCMQRKDRMVILDPDGEFLSTFYRKGDKILNPYDARTEGWNFYNEIRSHYDFERYAKSIIQVSDSNDSEEWNQYGRLLFAEVAKKLYNTTRNPGMRNVFRWTNECSSEALQGFVKGTRAVSLFTENERATGSVRFVLSNKLPAHFDMPPGNFSLRQWCEDPNGGNLFITWDENMREALRPLISCWVDTIFTSILGMKSNPKRRIWTYLDELESLQRLPTLGDMLTRGRKKGGCVVSGYQSYTQLESVYGEKLAETMLANHRTMVALAVGRMGTATAERMSKALSEHEVLRTKEGRSSRWGDWGTRSENEDVKPERIVMSSEIMALNNLEGFLSFPGSIPIARVAIEPINFTRTNPVPGIVPNLEII, from the coding sequence ATGAACGAGCGCCAACGATCTCAAATCTGCCTGGCCGTCATGGTACTGGTGCCCCTGTTCGCTTGGTTCTTTACCGCCAAGCTGATGTATGGAATTGAAAAACAAGGCGCTCGCGACAGGGTGTTTTACCTAGCGAAAAATACGTTCACCTTGTGGCCGCTTGCGGTTGCGTTAGTTGGTGGATTGATCCTGGCGATTGCGCTGTGCGTGCTTATCGTGAAGTTGAGCAAGACCACTTTTGCCGGCGCCCACTTCGACAAGTATTTTCGTGGTAGCCAACTTGTATCCCAGCGTGAGCTTAAACGGCTTACCAAGGAAAAAGAGGAACAAATAACTATTGCCGGCGTGCCTGTTCCTATTGCTGCTGAGGCGACACACTTCTCAGTTGGCGGAGCGACAGGTACGGGTAAAAGTACGATTTTCCGCGAAATGATGTACGGCTGCATGCAGCGGAAAGATCGAATGGTAATTCTTGATCCCGATGGGGAATTCCTATCAACCTTCTATCGCAAGGGGGATAAAATCTTGAATCCCTATGATGCCAGAACCGAAGGTTGGAACTTCTATAACGAAATCCGTAGTCACTACGATTTCGAGCGCTATGCAAAATCCATTATTCAAGTCTCAGACAGTAACGACTCGGAAGAATGGAATCAGTATGGCCGTCTTCTTTTTGCAGAGGTGGCCAAGAAGCTGTATAACACCACGCGCAATCCTGGCATGAGAAATGTATTTCGGTGGACTAACGAATGCAGTTCGGAAGCACTCCAGGGGTTTGTAAAAGGCACTCGCGCCGTATCGTTGTTCACTGAAAACGAGCGCGCTACAGGCAGCGTCCGGTTTGTCCTCAGTAATAAACTGCCTGCGCATTTTGATATGCCGCCAGGCAACTTTTCGCTGCGCCAGTGGTGCGAAGATCCTAACGGCGGCAACTTGTTTATCACTTGGGACGAGAACATGCGCGAAGCGCTGCGCCCATTGATTAGTTGCTGGGTTGATACCATTTTCACCAGCATTCTTGGGATGAAATCCAACCCCAAGCGCCGCATCTGGACGTACCTCGACGAGCTGGAGTCGCTGCAACGGTTGCCCACCCTGGGCGACATGTTGACGCGGGGCCGGAAGAAGGGCGGTTGCGTGGTATCCGGCTACCAGTCCTACACCCAGCTCGAATCTGTGTATGGCGAGAAACTGGCCGAAACGATGCTGGCCAACCACCGGACGATGGTCGCCCTGGCCGTTGGCCGCATGGGTACGGCCACCGCCGAACGCATGTCCAAAGCCTTGAGCGAGCATGAAGTGCTGCGCACAAAAGAAGGCCGCAGCTCGCGCTGGGGTGACTGGGGCACTCGCAGCGAGAACGAGGATGTGAAACCCGAGCGCATCGTTATGTCGTCGGAAATCATGGCCTTGAACAACCTCGAAGGCTTCCTGTCGTTCCCCGGCAGCATCCCGATTGCACGGGTGGCCATTGAGCCGATCAACTTCACCCGCACGAACCCGGTACCGGGCATCGTTCCAAACCTTGAGATCATCTAA